GATTATGATTACCTAGATCGCATTACATCATATAGTCAAGTCCCAGTTGGTGGAGATATTCGAACCACAACCGCAGGTTACTTAGACGATGAAAGAAAAGTAACAGTAAATACACCTGATGGTGAGCAAATCGAGAGCTTTTACACTCCATTTGGCTTAAACGTAAAACAAGTTAGAAAAGTAAATGAAGTATTTAGAGTGATGAATGAAATTGAATCTAATGATGGCATCATTACAGATGCAACAAAACCTTATGGAAATAGCGAATTGGGAACCAGTTATACGTATGATAACTTAAATCGTGTCATGAGCATGGAGGATGCTGAAGGCAATATTACAAGATATTATTATGCCAATACGGTTCAAGGTGCTGATGGATATAGTACCCTTCAACAAACAACCAAAGTAGTCTATCCTAACGGAAAAGAAGAAATCTCCTACTTTGATGTCAGTGGAAATCTAGTAAAGTTTGTTGAACGAGATGTCAATGGAAATAAAGAAAGAATCACAACAAATCAATATTCATCTTTAGGTCAATTACTAGAGGCATCCGTCACTTCTGAAGGAAAAACACAAACGAATCAATACGGTTATGATGGAAAAGGAAACCTAATCTTCTTAGAGGATGATCTTGGGCAAACATACAAGTATGTATATAACCCACTAGGACAAGTGGTAGAATACTATATCAATGACAAAACTGAGCCTGAAGTTACGAAAACATATAACGAAGTTGGGTGGTTGTTAACTGAAACTTCTCCATCAGGAGATCAAGAAACTTATACGTATAATAACAAAGGTCTAATTGAAACATTTGTAGATAAAAAAGGTCAAACGTTTACGTATACGTATAGCCCATATAACGAAGTTGAACATATGACGGTGACAGATAACACTGGCCAAGAAGTATTATGGGAAGACTATACGTATGACCCAGAAACAAGATTGCCAACAGAGCTTTCAAATAGTGAAGGGCAAACTCTTTCCTATACGTATGATGAGTGGAAACGATTAAACACACAAGAAATCGCTGGGAACACCTATACCTTTAACTATGATGATTTTGATAGACTAGAAGCTTTAGTTTATCCAGATTTAAAACAAGTAGATTATACGCATGACAATTTAAGTCGCATTCAAAACGTTTCTTATGACGGTCAATTGATGGGAGACTATGACTATACCATTTCTACAGATGGCACTTCTTCATCACTAAATTATGAAGCCTTATCCATGGGATTCCAAACGGATATGAATCCATTTGGAGAAATCATTTCTCATGAACAAAAAGATACTGGAAGTATTACTTGGGCTGAATCTTTTGGATATGATGGACTTGGTAATATTGAATCCATCAATCAAAACGGTGAAATTAGTAAGTATCAATATGACGATCTAAATCGAATCATTCAAGAGGATGTAGTGGAAGGTATCCAAACCTACACGTATGATGAAAAAGGAAACCGTAAAACAATGGAAGGAACAATGAAACTTCCATTAGGTCCAAGAGAATTTACGTATAATGCACTAAATCAATTAAGTACCTTTAAAGAAAATGATGAGGTAACTACATATCAATATTATGTAGGTGGACTACGTGCAACTAAAGAAAGTCAAGATGGTGACTTTACAAGATATATTTACTTCCAAGGAAATGTCATTGAAGAATTAGATCAAGAAGGAAACCCAACAGCAAGAAACATTTGGGGAAATCAGTTATTATATAGAGAAGATATGACATCTAGTCTTGGTGGATATTACTTCTATAACGGTCATGGTGATGTGGTTAAAGTCATCGCAGGAGATGGTAGTAAAGATGTTCTAAAAGAATATGACTACGACATCTGGGGTAATGTTTTAACTGAAACTAGTCATGAAACAAAAACCTTTGATAACCCATTCTTATATACAGGTGAAATCTATGATGAAGAATCTGGATTGATCTATTTACGTGCAAGATACTATGATCCATCCATGGGTAGATTTATTACTGAGGATACGTATGAAGGGGAGATTAATAATCCGCTTAGTTTGAATTTGTATACGTATGTACATAATAATCCATTGAAGTATGAAGATCCAAGTGGTCATAGGATTAAAGGAATAGATCCATCTTACTTTTATTTTTTATATAGATATAAGTCGTGGGGAGTTGCAAACATTGTTGAGGCTTATTTTGAAGAGGATATTAACGATGAAGAGTTTCTTCATTTAACTGGCATTGAGTTTAAAGAAAGGGAAAAAGCTGACTCAGCTGGGGCTATATCGTTTGAAGCTGGAGCAACTGCTAATGGTGCAGAAAGAGAAGTCGCTGAACAATTAGCTAAAATAGGATATGATGTTATGCATCTCAAAGAAAAAAATGATGGGAGTAATGGAACTAGAACCCCTGATTATTTAGTTAACGGCGAGTTTTTATTTGAACTTAAAACATTAGGGGGAGATAACTTTAACTCAAATACAGGTGCAACAAATGCAGCTAAAGGGATTAGCCAAGGAGCCAATACTATTATAATTGATGCCCAAAAATATGGAGATGATTATAACCTTATAGATATTTTTGATGTAGTTTATATGGGTGTATACTACGCTCAAAAAAATGGATATAGTATAGAGGATAATACAGAAATACAAATATGGACAACAGATGGAATTTATTATCACAATGTCGGGGAACTAGAACCTGAATTTAATTCAAATGCCATTTATTAATATTATTGGAGGTAATATGCTTGGGAGTCAATTTTAATGCGATGTTTACACATTCGTATAATTTTAATGAAATTAAGGCTATACCAGATACTATAAATAATAATGGCCAGATGGTTTATTTGAATAATATAGTCTATGAGAATTCTCACAGCAAGTGGGAATTGCCAGAAGCCTATAGTGAACTGGATTTTAATATTGGTGGATTTGTTACTGTAATAGGACCTAATTTTTTGGAGCTCACCTTTGGTCAATATTTATGTAGTTTACATCATGTTATTAGGTGGAGTACCTTTATATCTAATAAAGAAGCTCAAATGTGGCTAAGAAATATATGTTATGAATTATCAAGTGTTTTAGGAAATCCGATGTACATTCCTGATAATTATGATGATTGCCTTACTTTTGTCTTAGAGGAAGGCAATCATCAAGACGTCAATAGATTCTTACAGAAAAACTTTGGAAGTCCAAATAAAACGATCGAATCTTTGAATGAGAAGAACGAGGACCTTGGATTTAATGGATATCAAGGATATTACATCGACACATTTGCTGACTTGAAAAAAGAATAAAGTTATTGATAGAAATTTTAAATTAGCCAAATTGATTCTTTAACTATTTAAAAGAAACTTAAGAGAGGATACAGTTGCTCTCTTAAGTTTTTTATATGTAAGTCCCCTAAACGATCGTTTAGGGGATGATCCAAGATTGATTCATAAACACTTGATTTTTTATGTATTTCTAGACCCATCACTCATCTTTTTATCAAAATTCCGTTATTATCTCGATTCACCCTTTATAGTACAAGTTATATTCTTTAATTTAGAGAGTATAGTTATATTTCAAGTTTAAACCTTTTGACTAGGAAAGGTTATTTTGATTCTCTTTAAGGTCTAACAAACTTTAAAAGTAACATATTTCCATTGGAATAAGAAGGGATATTTATATATGATGAATAAGGTAAATAAATGAAAGTTTTAAAAATAAGCAAGGAATTTAATTTAGAATGTAGGTGCACAAATAAAATATGGGGAAAAACAAAAAAGATCTAATTATTATCAATTTAATTTTTATGAGTGCAATATTAACTGCTTGCACAGGTTTGTTCAGTGACTTCAAGAGTATACTGCTTAGCATTGATACTAATAACACAATTAACGATTTAAATCTTTCATATTTTAAAGTAACTGTTTACACAGCTAGAGAAACTTTTCATTTAGATTTATATCTTCCGCTTATAATTACAATTATCGGTATTATTTATAATGTTACGTGTTATCTAATTCATTTTCTAAAGGACGAGTGATTTATATATTTTAAACTTATGATATCATAATGTAGTGCAATCCTATCAAACAATTATAATAATTTTCATTCTTCTTTAATGATAAGAAAATATCAGCGTCATGTTATAACTAATAGAAATACCTTTAACCACAGGTGAACTAACCTCGCTTGTGGTTCTTCTTTTTTGGGAAAAATAAAAGCCGATGATTCCTTAGCGTTGGAAAAATCGGTTTTATCATATTGAAATTTGCTTAGCGTATGTTTTCCGCGTTTTGTTGGTAGGACCCCATATAGAGAATATGATATTAATCTCAAAATAAGAGATGTTGGTAGAGGTGGAGAAAGAATTGTTATAGATCAAAATGATGGTTCAGTTTAGATATTTACCCCCTTTGAATAAATAGGATGGAGGAGTAACACATGGATACATTAGACGATATAATTAAAAAATATGTTAATTCAACAATAATTCATGGAAAAGAAAGTGAGGAGGGAAATTATAAGCTTGCAAATAAGCATTATAAGCTAAGATCTAAATTCTTCGAGCAGATCAAAGGTCATGGTGAATTAGGTCGCCAGGAACTAATAAAGTTATTATCTCATGAAAATGGTCATGTCAGGGTTGGTGCTGCATTCCATGTTTTATCATTTAATCCTGATCTTGCAAGAAATGTATTAAAAAAATCGGTTACTGAACCTAAAGGTGTAGGTTTTAAAGCAAAGATGATTATTAAGGAATTCGAAAAAGGAAACCTAACAATATAGAAAAATGTTCTTGATTTCTAAATTACATCATAAATACTTTCAACCTTAAGGGAGTTCAATGCTTCTTTGAGGTTTTTTTGTATGAGGAAGATTTTAAAAATTAACAAAATAACAGAAGGAAGGGATTTAATGTTCGATGATATTAATTTTAAAAATGGAAACATTGTTTATGATGATTTCCAAATTGATACAAAATTACCATTGGAAAAACAGGCAGATAATTTGAAAGAAGATATGTTTCAAGTTAGATTTTTGAATAAGTATACAATTGATATCGGCTGGTACCCTTGTACCGATATTAATGGTAAGTTTATTATTTATTTAATTAAAGAATATAATTGGGAAGAGCCTCTGTATAAAGAAAGTTGTAGAAGCATTGAGGAATTAAAACAACATTTAATTAAATGTGTAAATATTGTAGAAACTCAATTAAATATTTAAGATATATGAATAATTCCTAATATACAATTTTAATTAAGGACTACAAGTAATGATCAGTACATTGTTTGTGGTTCTTTTAATTTCCTTGATTTTAGTTTCCATAAAAAATCCATTTTAATTTACAAACGAGAGTTTAGAATAGTTCAATTATTTTATTTTCGTTCAGTCTCAAAGTCTTATAGAGAGGGGATTTCAAACAAATACAATTTGTTTGAAAGGTGATAAGATAATGCATGGACAAAACAGACAAGAAAAAATTCTACGATAGTCAAACATGGAAAGATTGTAGACTACTTGTATTAAATCGGGATAATCACTTATGCCAAATCTGTTTAAAACAAAAAAAAATTAGATCTGCTGATATTGTCCACCATAAAGAACACTTAGAAGATTATCCAGATAAAGCATTAGATATGGATAATCTATTAAGTGTTTGTTCGTCGTGCCATAATAAAGAACATCCAGAGAAAGGGAAGAAGGAGCAGAGAAAGAAGAGGACAAGGAGAATCAAAGTAATAGAAGTAAAGGCAAATGAAGAAGTGATATAAGGAGGAGATAACATTGAAAATTACGTGTATTTACTGTGCATAGCCCCCCCTACTACTAAACACAAAAAACTAAGAAAGCTAGACCGGGCGGGCAGCTTCGTTTACACCGCAGAAAAAATTTTCATGAAAGGGGGGTAACAAAAAAATGGCTGTACCTACTGCTAAAAAAATACGTGAATATTTAGGTGATTCTTATGAAGAATCTGACGAGGAATTAATTAAGATTTATATTGAAACACACCAATTTTATAGGAGGTTGCAAAAGGAAGTGAAGGACTCTGACTTGATGTATGAACACACGAATAAAGCAGGGGCTACTAACCTTATCAAAAACCCCCTATCCATTGAGCTGACTAAGACGGTGCAAACTTTGAACAACCTTTTAAAGTCGCTTGGATTAACTCCAGCTCAACGTAAGAAAGTGGTGAATGAAGAAGATGACGACTTCGAAGATTTCTAATACAGGGGCTCTCAATGTGCTCATAAAACCTGCTCAATCACTTCTAACTACTTGGTATGCAGAACAAGTTGTTTCTGAAAAAATAGTAGCCTCAAAAGAGGTTATTTTAGCTTGTGAGAGGCATTTAAATGACCTTAAAAGGGCAAAAAATAGCGATTTTCCATACATTTTTATAGAAAAAATAGGACATAGACCCATACGTTTTATTGAAAGTTTCTGCAAACCATCAAAAGGTGATTTTAAACAGTTAATACTTCAGCCTTGGCAACATTTTGTTTTAGGTTCCACGTATGGGTGGATTCACAAAGATACAGGCGTAAGAAGATTTAAAGAATGTATCATTTTTGTGGGCAGGAAAAACGGAAAGACTACTATGATCTCAGGAACCGCAAATTATGGTTGCAGTAAAGATCAAGAGAACGGTGCAGACGTTATTTTATTAGCAAATTCAATGAAACAAGCTAAATTATTGTTTGATGAGTCTAAGAAAATGATTGGATCTTCACCTCAATTAAAGAAAAGGTTTAGGACATTAAGGGATGCTATTCATTATGATAAAACCTTTTCAAAAATAGAACCACAAGCAACGGATAGTGATAAATTGGATGGGTTGAATACTCACCTCGGTATTTTTGATGAAATCCATGAATATAAGGACTACAAATTAATAAATGTCATTAAAAACTCGAGAGGAAGCAGGAAACAACCTTTATTAATTTATATAACTACCGCTGGCTATCAGTTAGATGGACCGTTAGTAGATTATTATGAACAAGGTGTCGATGTATTGAATGGTCTTATAGAAGATGAACGAACCTTTTATTATCTTGCTAGTTTAGATGGTGAAAGGGAGTTTGAAAAGCCTGAAATGTGGATCAAGGCTAATCCTAACCTCGGTATATCCATCCATTTACAAGATATGATCGAGGATTGGGAAAAAGCGAAACGTATCCCTGCAGAAAAGAATGACTTTATAACAAAGCGGTTTAATATATTTGTAAAATCAGATGAACAGTCCTATTTAGATTACCAGGTCATTCAACGAAATCATAAAATCATGGGTATTGAAACTTTAAAAGGAATGTCATGTGTTGGAGGTTTCGACCTTTCAGAATCAGAAGATTTCACAAGTGTCTGTCTCGAATTTCCTCTTGATTCAGGTGAGGTTTTTGTACTATCTCATTCTTGGTTACCTAGAAAAAAAGTATTAGCAAATAATGAGAAAATTGATTATTTAGGGTTATCAGAACAAGGTCTTTTGACCATTGTTGATGAGGAATACATCAAGTTGGAACTTATATATGAATGGTTTGTGAGGCATTCTGAGATCTACTCTATCCAAAAAATAATGTATGATCCGGCCAAAGCCTTTCGAATCATCAAGGACCTTGAGAATTTTGGCTTTAAAACTGAAGTGGTTAGACAAGGAGCTTTGACTTTAACCCCTGTTTTAAGAGATTTAGAAGCTATGTTTATTGATGGAAAAGTAATATTTAATCAAAATAAGCTATTCAGATGGTACATTAATAACGTGCAGTTAAAGAAAAATGATAATGGAAGTTGGTTGCCTAAAAAGCAAGGTCGCTACCGTAAAATTGACGGTTTTGCGGCCTTTTTAAATGCGCATTCAGAAGTGATGAAAATGATGGTTGCACCTAAAGGTGACGGAAAAATAAATGTGGTATCAATGAAGGACCTAATGAATTAAGAAAGGTGGTGATTTTGTGAAATGGGTTAAAAAGATCAAGGGTGCCATTAGTGGAGCGATTGAAGGATGGAAAGGGGAGGGTTTTGATTTTTCAAGTTGGTTTGGACGTACTTTTTGGGGTTCAGATAATTCCCAACTTGCGAATAATGAAACCATTTTTAGTGTTGTATCAAGACTATCAAATAGTATGGCCTCGCTACCCTTAAAGCTACATCAGAGCTATGACACGGTATCTAACTCAGCATCAGATGTATTGATGAACTCACCTAATTCTTATATGAGTTCATTTGAGTTTATACGAAACATGGAAACCATGAGAAATGAAACAGGAAATGCTTATGCAGTGATTGAACGAGATATTCGAGGACAAGTTTCACGCCTCACTCCGTTAATATCAGCATATGTAGAACCTATATTCAATAGGGATAGTAACGAATTGTGGTATAAGGTGATCGGTGATAAAACTTATTACTTTCACAACCTAGATATCTTGCATTTAAAACATATCGTTGGATCTGGAAATCTAAAGGGAATAAATCCCATTAAGGTCCTCGCGAATACCAGTGAATATGACAAAGCAGTTCGTGAGTTTAGTCTAAATGAAATGCAAAGTGCTTCAAACTCTTTCATCTTAAAGTACGATGCAAATGTGGATCATGATAAGCGTCAAAAAGTCATAGAAGATTTTAAACGCTTTTATCAAGACAATGGGGGTATTTTATTTCAAGAACCTGGTGTTGAGATCAATGAGATCCAAAGAAAATACATTCCTGCAGATACATTTACATCTGAAAAGATTACACGTTCACGTGTGGCTAATGTTTTTAATGTACCAGTTACCTTTTTAAATGATACCGAGGGTCAAAGTTATTCGAGTAGTGAGCAGTTAATGCGTGTCTTTGTTCAGCTCACATTAATGCCTATTGTTCGTCAATATGAACAAGAGTTTGATCGTAAATTGCTTAATAAAGATGAAAGAGACAGAGGTTATTACTTTAAGTTTAATGTAGGGGCATTATTAAGGGGAGATACAGCAGCAAGAGCAGCATTATATCATAACGGACTACGTAATGGGTGGCTAAGTAGGGATGAAGTTCGAAGGTGGGAAGACTTACCCCCACGTGGTGGTAAAGCAGATGAATTATGGGTGAGTGGAGATATGTATCCTTTGGAAATGGATCCATCACAACGAAAGGGGGTGAAGGATAATGGAGAAGTTTTGGAAAGTAAAAGCAATTGATCATACTATGGGTGAAATACAGATATACGGTGAGATCACATCGTATAAATGGGATGAATCAGACACGACAGCAAAATGTTTTAAAGAGGATTTAGATCGTTTAGGTGACATAAAGACCTTAAACATTTATATGAATTCTCCTGGTGGATCAGTATATGAAGGGAATGCAATCTATAACATCTTAAAAAGGCATAAAGCAAAAATAAATATTCATATCGATGGAATAGCAGCGAGTATCGCAAGTGTCATCGCAATGGCAGGCGATACTATTTTTATGCCCGAAAACGCGATGATGATGATTCATAATCCTTGGACATTTGCTATGGGAAATGCATCTGATCTAAGAAAAGAAGCTGATGATTTAGATAAAGCTCAAGAGAGTATGGTGATTTCTTATCTTGCAAAAACAGGTGAGAAATTAGACAGAGACAAGTTAATGAGTATGTTGGATGCCGAAACGTGGTTATCTGCTAAAGAGTGTTACGACTATGGGTTATGTGACGTGATAGAAGAAGAAAAGAATATCGCTGCTAGTGTTCATTGTGATTTTTTTGCAAAATACAAAAACACACCTAAAAATCTACTAGAATTAGCAAATAAAACAACTGATTTGGACATTTCAGACGAAGAAAAACAGGTAAGACAACAGTTAAAAGAAGAAGCAGAAGCGAGTATTCAAAAATTAAATTTAATCCTTGGAGGGATATAAACATGACATTATATGAATTGAAAGCAAGTATAGCGACAGTGGGAAGCGAGTTAAAAAAAATAGAGGGGGATATTTCAGCAAAGGCAGCGAATCCAACTGTACCTATTGAGGATATACAGAGTTTAAAAAGCCAAAAAAAGGACTTGAAAGAAAGATTTGATTTGTTACAAGAGCAACATGATGAGTTAGAATTAGAGCAAAAAGCTAATTTACAAGCAAGAATGAAGAATAACTCATCTTTAAATCCAGGTTTAGAAAGTGAAGATCCAAAAGCCAGATTAACAGGTGCAAAAGCTGAATTAATTCGTGCAACTATGCGCAAGCAATCAGTTTCTAAAGATGTTTTTAATGCACTTGGAGATAACGATTCAACAGGTGGAAATAAGTTTTTGCCGAAAACAGTTTCCAGTGAAATTTTAGTCGAACCTTTTGTTAAAAATCAACTTCGTGAATTATCGATGATTACTCAAATTCCAAATTTAGAAATTCCCAAATTAAGCTTTACTTTAGATGATGATGATTTCATTAATGATGAAGAAACAGCAAAAGAGTTAAAAGCCGATGGAGATGTCGTTTCTTTTAATCGTCATAAATTTAAAGTATTGGCTGGGGTCTCTGAAACAGTTCTCAACGGTACGGATACGAATTTAGTATCCAATGTTGAAATGAGTTTACAATCAGGTGTTGCAGCTAAAGAGAAGAAAGTTGCTTTTGCTACAACACCAAAAGCAGGAGAAGAGCATATGTCTTTTTATGGCGTTTCCATTATTGAGAAGGAAGCAGGAAATATGTATGAGGCTATAACAGATGCGATTGCAGACCTTCATGAAGATTATCGAGAAAATGCAACGATTGTTATGCGTTATCAAGATTACAAAAACATTATAAAAGAGCTTGCTAATGGAAGTGCTACTTTATTTGCGGCACAACCTGAACAGGTTCTCGGAAAGCCAGTGGTATTTTGTGACTCCGCCATTCATCCAGTAGTAGGAGATTTTAATTATTCGCATTTCAATTATGATTTAGATGCACTTTATGATAGAGATAAAGATGTAAAAACGGGCATTGAACAATTTGTAGTAACAGCGTGGTTTGATCATCAAATCAAGCTGAAATCAGCATTTCGTATTGCAAAAATTGTTCCTGAAGCTTAATAGGACCCTAAATGATGCTTGAGGAATTAAAAAAATATCTAAGAATCGATGGGAGTGAGGATGACGTAATCCTCACTCTTTTACTTGATGCTGCTGAAGAATATTTAACAAATGCTGGCGTTCCAGAGTCAGAGAGTAAATTATACAAGTTAGCAGTAATGCTATACGTTACACTTCATTATGAAAATCGTGATCCGAGTCAAAAGATGGAAAAACTGAACTTTGCTTTTCAAGGGATACTCTTGCAACTGAAAGAATGGGGTGAAAATGAGTGAAAAATTACGTTGTAATAAGGGGTTTTATTGATAAAATCACTAAAAAACAATATAAAATGGGTGATTTATACGAAGCAAACAAGGAAAGAGCAGCAGAATTAAACAATGGTGGGTTTATAGCAGTAGAGGTCAATGATGATCCAGATCATATTTTAGATAACAATGTCAGTGAGGTATTAGATTCAATTACAGAAGAACTTACAAAAGCAGAATTAAGAGAACTATTTGATACTGAATCATCTGGCAAGAACAGAACGACAGTCTTAAAACATATTGAATCTCTGCTAGGAGAATCTCTGTTATGAACCCAGGACAATTAAATCAAAGGATTACCATTCAAAAATTTGATGAAAATGCAATGAATGATAACGGATTTCCTTTACCTGATGATGATCCTAAGACGTGGACAGATGTTAAAACGGTTTGGGCTATGATTAAAACAATGAAAGGAAAAGAATTTTATCAAGCTGCAAGTGTTCATGCTGAAAATACAGTGAGATTTGTTATTCGTTACACTAGGGATGAAATAAATACAAAAATGAGAGTCAAACTTAAAGAGCACTATTATGACATTGAATCTGTTACAAATGACGACATGAAAAATAAAACTTTGACTATCATTGCAAAGGAAGTGATGTGATGGGATTTGAATTGACAGGAATGAAAGATGTACTAAAAAACTTAGAGAAAATGGGGAATCAAAGTCAAGAGGTTGCAGATGAAGCTTTAAAAGCAGGAGCAGGGGTTCTAAGAGCAAAAATGGAAGAATTAGCACCAAGATCTACTTTAAACAAAGAACATTTAGTAGATCATATCATTATCTCATCAATTAAAGAGGGAAAGTTAGGTGTGGGTCCTAAACAGGACTTTTTTTATGCTCATTTTTTGGAGTTCGGTACATCAAAAATAAGTCCTCAACCTTTTGCTCAACCTGCTTTTGAAGCAAGTAAAAGTCAAATTGAAAGTACAATGTCTGAGGT
The window above is part of the Chengkuizengella sp. SCS-71B genome. Proteins encoded here:
- a CDS encoding head maturation protease, ClpP-related → MEKFWKVKAIDHTMGEIQIYGEITSYKWDESDTTAKCFKEDLDRLGDIKTLNIYMNSPGGSVYEGNAIYNILKRHKAKINIHIDGIAASIASVIAMAGDTIFMPENAMMMIHNPWTFAMGNASDLRKEADDLDKAQESMVISYLAKTGEKLDRDKLMSMLDAETWLSAKECYDYGLCDVIEEEKNIAASVHCDFFAKYKNTPKNLLELANKTTDLDISDEEKQVRQQLKEEAEASIQKLNLILGGI
- a CDS encoding head-tail connector protein, whose translation is MLEELKKYLRIDGSEDDVILTLLLDAAEEYLTNAGVPESESKLYKLAVMLYVTLHYENRDPSQKMEKLNFAFQGILLQLKEWGENE
- a CDS encoding phage portal protein, whose translation is MKWVKKIKGAISGAIEGWKGEGFDFSSWFGRTFWGSDNSQLANNETIFSVVSRLSNSMASLPLKLHQSYDTVSNSASDVLMNSPNSYMSSFEFIRNMETMRNETGNAYAVIERDIRGQVSRLTPLISAYVEPIFNRDSNELWYKVIGDKTYYFHNLDILHLKHIVGSGNLKGINPIKVLANTSEYDKAVREFSLNEMQSASNSFILKYDANVDHDKRQKVIEDFKRFYQDNGGILFQEPGVEINEIQRKYIPADTFTSEKITRSRVANVFNVPVTFLNDTEGQSYSSSEQLMRVFVQLTLMPIVRQYEQEFDRKLLNKDERDRGYYFKFNVGALLRGDTAARAALYHNGLRNGWLSRDEVRRWEDLPPRGGKADELWVSGDMYPLEMDPSQRKGVKDNGEVLESKSN
- a CDS encoding phage major capsid protein, with translation MTLYELKASIATVGSELKKIEGDISAKAANPTVPIEDIQSLKSQKKDLKERFDLLQEQHDELELEQKANLQARMKNNSSLNPGLESEDPKARLTGAKAELIRATMRKQSVSKDVFNALGDNDSTGGNKFLPKTVSSEILVEPFVKNQLRELSMITQIPNLEIPKLSFTLDDDDFINDEETAKELKADGDVVSFNRHKFKVLAGVSETVLNGTDTNLVSNVEMSLQSGVAAKEKKVAFATTPKAGEEHMSFYGVSIIEKEAGNMYEAITDAIADLHEDYRENATIVMRYQDYKNIIKELANGSATLFAAQPEQVLGKPVVFCDSAIHPVVGDFNYSHFNYDLDALYDRDKDVKTGIEQFVVTAWFDHQIKLKSAFRIAKIVPEA
- a CDS encoding terminase large subunit; the encoded protein is MTTSKISNTGALNVLIKPAQSLLTTWYAEQVVSEKIVASKEVILACERHLNDLKRAKNSDFPYIFIEKIGHRPIRFIESFCKPSKGDFKQLILQPWQHFVLGSTYGWIHKDTGVRRFKECIIFVGRKNGKTTMISGTANYGCSKDQENGADVILLANSMKQAKLLFDESKKMIGSSPQLKKRFRTLRDAIHYDKTFSKIEPQATDSDKLDGLNTHLGIFDEIHEYKDYKLINVIKNSRGSRKQPLLIYITTAGYQLDGPLVDYYEQGVDVLNGLIEDERTFYYLASLDGEREFEKPEMWIKANPNLGISIHLQDMIEDWEKAKRIPAEKNDFITKRFNIFVKSDEQSYLDYQVIQRNHKIMGIETLKGMSCVGGFDLSESEDFTSVCLEFPLDSGEVFVLSHSWLPRKKVLANNEKIDYLGLSEQGLLTIVDEEYIKLELIYEWFVRHSEIYSIQKIMYDPAKAFRIIKDLENFGFKTEVVRQGALTLTPVLRDLEAMFIDGKVIFNQNKLFRWYINNVQLKKNDNGSWLPKKQGRYRKIDGFAAFLNAHSEVMKMMVAPKGDGKINVVSMKDLMN
- a CDS encoding phage head closure protein produces the protein MNPGQLNQRITIQKFDENAMNDNGFPLPDDDPKTWTDVKTVWAMIKTMKGKEFYQAASVHAENTVRFVIRYTRDEINTKMRVKLKEHYYDIESVTNDDMKNKTLTIIAKEVM
- a CDS encoding HNH endonuclease signature motif containing protein, whose protein sequence is MDKTDKKKFYDSQTWKDCRLLVLNRDNHLCQICLKQKKIRSADIVHHKEHLEDYPDKALDMDNLLSVCSSCHNKEHPEKGKKEQRKKRTRRIKVIEVKANEEVI
- a CDS encoding P27 family phage terminase small subunit; this translates as MAVPTAKKIREYLGDSYEESDEELIKIYIETHQFYRRLQKEVKDSDLMYEHTNKAGATNLIKNPLSIELTKTVQTLNNLLKSLGLTPAQRKKVVNEEDDDFEDF
- a CDS encoding HK97-gp10 family putative phage morphogenesis protein; translated protein: MGFELTGMKDVLKNLEKMGNQSQEVADEALKAGAGVLRAKMEELAPRSTLNKEHLVDHIIISSIKEGKLGVGPKQDFFYAHFLEFGTSKISPQPFAQPAFEASKSQIESTMSEVIKRGLGL